One Terriglobia bacterium DNA segment encodes these proteins:
- a CDS encoding ABC transporter permease encodes MELLSPIDYAKQTVLAVQNYSLLAWRSIANVFGHPRYVADTLMQADLIGVGSLPIVVLTGFFTGAVLALQGANTLQRFGSLSLIGQLVSLSMVRELGPVLTGLMVSGRNSSGMASELGSMKVTEQIDAMRALGTDPSRKLVTPRVMATVFMLFFLTIISDLVGLTGGFMVAYFMLGLDPNQYWSQAWQNLVFADVLMGLVKPVFFGFIISSVGCYYGLSTTGGTQGVGRSTTQAVVAASVMILILDFFVTRVLMVFFPH; translated from the coding sequence ATGGAACTCCTGTCGCCCATCGATTATGCCAAGCAGACGGTGCTGGCGGTGCAGAACTATTCCCTGCTGGCATGGCGGTCGATCGCCAACGTCTTCGGACATCCAAGATACGTGGCGGACACGTTGATGCAGGCCGACCTGATCGGCGTGGGCTCGCTGCCCATCGTAGTGCTGACGGGCTTCTTCACCGGCGCGGTGCTGGCGCTGCAGGGGGCCAATACGTTGCAGCGGTTCGGCAGCCTCTCGCTGATCGGCCAACTGGTGTCGCTCTCCATGGTGCGCGAACTGGGGCCGGTGCTGACCGGACTGATGGTGTCGGGTCGGAACTCGTCGGGCATGGCCAGCGAGCTCGGGTCGATGAAGGTGACCGAGCAGATCGACGCCATGCGCGCCCTGGGCACCGATCCGAGCCGCAAGCTGGTGACGCCGCGCGTCATGGCCACCGTCTTCATGCTCTTCTTCCTGACCATCATCAGCGACCTGGTGGGATTGACGGGCGGATTCATGGTGGCGTACTTCATGCTGGGACTCGATCCGAATCAGTATTGGTCGCAGGCTTGGCAAAACCTGGTGTTCGCCGACGTGCTCATGGGATTGGTCAAGCCGGTGTTCTTCGGGTTCATCATCTCCAGCGTGGGCTGCTATTACGGGCTCTCAACCACCGGCGGAACGCAGGGCGTTGGCCGGTCCACGACGCAGGCCGTGGTGGCGGCTTCCGTGATGATCCTGATCCTCGACTTCTTCGTCACCCGCGTGCTGATGGTCTTCTTCCCCCACTGA
- a CDS encoding GAF domain-containing protein has product MTKEFRVRFSAILLAIITLAAAIFAAINFEKERDFQTPYDGVWWVEHEGWLRAERVDPGGPAQRAGIKVGDELTAINNHTVSSTVQLVRQMYKTGVWNQATYSLVRQDVPLEVPIILVPTDKSLNAGLRLIALIYLGIGLYVLLRRWTAPKSMHFYGFCLVSFIFYSFKYTGKLNQFDEIIYWTNVAAWLLQPALFLHFALTFPEPKEFLRKRAWLIPFVYVPGILLGALHVWVLRTHPASEMLRWNLDRVQMLYLALLFCGAAAIFWHTYRRVSMPIVRQQMKWVTRGTILAIAPFTLFYVLPYLNGAVPTQAMKISVLSLVFLPLTFGYAIVRYRLMDVDIIFKRGMAYTLATAAIVGVYFGAVGLTAELIRKNVPSAGPAGLIAAIIITALLFDPIKNWIQERMDRAFYKKRYDYRRTLIEFGRELSSETDLDKMLTSVIDRLSRTLLVDRVAIFLATGETPERFTLAKSFGISEVGDLDLSFLTEQRAEFASAHLFFDNTAAVVRETGSVQFTIRLLDLNYYLPCTVQNRIIAALGLGKTMEGDFLSSEDVELLEALAGYIGIAIQNARLYESLEQKVSEYERLKEFNENIVESISVGVLAVDLEDRVESWNSQMEVMYAMSRSEALGRRIADVFAPSFVEEFYRFRQSAGIHNLYKFRLETPAGEPRVTNIAIAPLVSKRFQVIGRLIIVDDITERIGLESQLAQAEKMSSIGLLAAGVAHEVNTPLAVISSYAQMLAKQLHGEQKKSELLEKITRQTFRASEIVNNLLNFSRTSGTEFSDIDINKIITDTLALLDHQMKTTRVKVQADLASELPRIHGNAGKLQQVFLNLFLNAKDAMVGGGTLAVTTSNGSGVLVTVTDTGTGIAPEHIQRIYDPFFTTKNNPRDGQARGTGLGLSVTYGIIQEHAGKIRVESRPGQGTTFYLEFPMVRKAVNV; this is encoded by the coding sequence ATGACCAAGGAATTTCGAGTCCGTTTCTCCGCCATCCTGCTGGCGATTATCACGCTCGCAGCGGCGATCTTCGCCGCCATCAACTTCGAAAAAGAGCGAGACTTCCAGACCCCCTACGACGGCGTGTGGTGGGTGGAGCACGAGGGCTGGCTGCGAGCCGAGCGGGTGGATCCCGGAGGCCCCGCGCAGCGGGCCGGCATCAAGGTCGGCGACGAACTGACGGCCATCAACAATCACACCGTGTCCAGCACGGTGCAACTGGTGCGCCAGATGTACAAAACGGGGGTCTGGAACCAGGCCACGTACTCGCTGGTGCGCCAGGATGTCCCCCTGGAAGTGCCCATCATCCTGGTGCCCACCGATAAATCGCTGAACGCGGGCCTGCGGCTGATCGCGCTCATCTACCTGGGCATTGGGCTGTACGTACTGCTGCGACGGTGGACCGCGCCGAAGTCGATGCACTTCTACGGCTTCTGCCTGGTCTCGTTCATTTTCTATTCCTTCAAGTACACGGGGAAGCTGAACCAGTTCGACGAGATCATCTACTGGACCAACGTGGCTGCCTGGCTGCTGCAACCCGCGCTGTTCCTGCATTTCGCGCTGACTTTCCCCGAGCCCAAGGAGTTCCTGCGCAAGCGGGCTTGGCTGATCCCCTTCGTGTACGTCCCCGGGATCCTGCTGGGCGCGCTGCACGTGTGGGTGCTGCGCACGCATCCGGCAAGCGAGATGCTGCGCTGGAACCTGGACCGCGTGCAGATGCTGTACCTCGCGCTGCTGTTCTGCGGTGCAGCCGCCATTTTCTGGCACACCTACCGGCGGGTGAGCATGCCCATCGTGCGCCAGCAGATGAAGTGGGTGACGCGAGGCACCATTCTGGCCATCGCTCCGTTCACGCTGTTCTATGTGCTGCCCTATCTGAACGGTGCAGTGCCGACGCAAGCCATGAAGATCAGCGTGCTGTCGCTGGTCTTCCTGCCGCTGACCTTCGGCTACGCCATCGTGCGCTACCGCCTGATGGATGTGGACATCATTTTCAAGCGCGGCATGGCGTACACGCTGGCCACGGCGGCGATCGTGGGCGTGTACTTCGGCGCGGTGGGCCTGACGGCGGAACTGATCCGCAAGAACGTGCCCAGCGCCGGTCCGGCGGGCCTGATCGCGGCCATCATCATCACCGCCCTCCTGTTCGATCCGATCAAGAACTGGATCCAGGAGCGCATGGACAGGGCCTTCTACAAGAAGCGCTACGACTACCGGCGGACGCTGATCGAATTCGGGCGCGAACTGAGCTCCGAGACCGATCTGGACAAGATGCTGACCTCGGTGATCGACCGCCTGTCGCGCACCCTGCTGGTGGACCGGGTGGCCATATTCCTGGCGACGGGCGAGACCCCGGAGCGTTTCACGCTGGCCAAGTCATTCGGCATTTCCGAGGTCGGCGACCTCGACCTCAGCTTCCTGACGGAGCAACGCGCCGAGTTCGCCTCGGCACACCTGTTCTTCGACAACACGGCCGCGGTGGTGCGCGAGACGGGGTCGGTCCAGTTCACCATCCGGCTCCTGGACCTGAACTACTACCTCCCGTGCACGGTGCAGAACCGGATCATCGCGGCGCTCGGGCTGGGCAAGACCATGGAAGGCGATTTCCTCTCCAGCGAGGACGTGGAATTGCTGGAGGCGCTGGCGGGATACATCGGCATCGCCATCCAGAACGCGCGCCTGTACGAGTCGCTGGAGCAGAAGGTGAGCGAGTACGAACGCCTCAAGGAGTTCAACGAGAACATCGTCGAGTCCATCAGCGTGGGGGTGCTGGCGGTGGACCTGGAGGACCGAGTCGAGTCGTGGAACTCGCAGATGGAGGTGATGTACGCGATGTCCCGGTCGGAGGCGCTGGGACGGAGGATCGCGGACGTGTTCGCCCCCAGCTTCGTGGAGGAGTTCTACCGGTTCCGGCAGAGCGCCGGCATCCACAACCTGTACAAGTTCCGGCTGGAAACGCCCGCGGGAGAGCCGCGCGTCACCAACATCGCCATCGCGCCGCTGGTCAGCAAGAGGTTCCAGGTGATCGGGCGCCTGATCATCGTAGACGACATCACGGAACGCATCGGGCTGGAGTCGCAACTGGCGCAGGCGGAGAAGATGTCGTCGATCGGCCTGCTGGCCGCGGGCGTGGCCCACGAGGTGAACACGCCGCTGGCGGTCATAAGTTCCTACGCGCAGATGCTGGCGAAGCAGCTGCATGGTGAGCAGAAGAAGTCGGAACTGCTGGAGAAGATCACGCGGCAGACGTTCCGCGCCTCGGAGATCGTGAACAACCTGCTCAACTTCTCGCGCACCAGCGGCACCGAGTTCAGCGACATCGACATCAACAAGATCATCACCGACACGCTGGCGTTGCTCGATCACCAGATGAAGACCACGCGGGTCAAGGTGCAGGCGGATCTGGCCTCGGAACTTCCTCGCATCCATGGGAACGCCGGGAAGCTGCAACAAGTGTTCCTCAACCTGTTCCTGAACGCCAAGGACGCGATGGTGGGCGGCGGCACGCTGGCGGTGACGACCTCCAACGGGAGTGGCGTGCTGGTGACGGTGACGGATACGGGAACGGGGATCGCGCCCGAGCACATCCAGCGTATCTACGACCCGTTCTTCACCACCAAGAACAATCCCCGCGACGGGCAGGCCCGCGGCACCGGCCTGGGGCTGTCGGTCACCTACGGCATCATCCAGGAACACGCGGGGAAGATCCGCGTGGAGAGCCGCCCCGGACAGGGCACGACGTTCTATCTGGAATTCCCCATGGTAAGGAAGGCGGTCAATGTCTGA
- the topA gene encoding type I DNA topoisomerase, with translation MAKALVIVESPAKAKTINKYLGKDYEVEASLGHVKDLPKSILGVDIKNDFATDYVVIPGKEKVLANLRKKAKTASAIYLAPDPDREGEAIAAHLAEELAGNGAKGKKKNGIPVYRVTFNEITQKAVREAFEHPREIDRNLVDAQQTRRVLDRLVGYQVSPLLWDKVRRGLSAGRVQTVALRLIVDRDREIKAFQKKEYWTLDAHLSSGKPPAFDAYLIGANPDKNLVPNEEEAKRIQAALERAQWVVTNVEKKERRRSATPPFTTSKLQQDASRKLRFSVKRTMMIAQRLYEGAELGEEGSVGLITYMRTDSTAVSKDAIGEVRGYITGEFGPQYLPETANVYKQRKEAQAAHEAIRPTSVGRTPDSIKQYLKEDEYKLYKLIWQRFVASQINPAVFDQTSVDIEARSNGDSFPFRVTGSVLKFDGFLKVYEEAKEGKDEEDEALKHKLPALEAGQKLTLKSLKPEQHFTEPPPRYNEASLVKELEERGIGRPSTYATILSTIQERQYVQKIGGKFVPTEIGLVVTDLLVENFKDIFDVSYTARLEEELDEIEEGKEKWTDALREFYKKFEKDLRYAAKHMENIKRMEKPTDEKCERCGSPLVIKWGKHGSFYACSSYDKDDPNTCTFTKENPIDLPDLDSADIQETTQEEYCENCGRVMVLKRGRFGQFMACTGYPDCKTTRRLDQGKKVPDIPLDEKCPQCGRNLILRHGRYGEFTTCSGYPDCKWVKQNFIGMKCPVCKKGELAEKKSRFGTTFFGCDRYPKCKFTSAHKPLEEPCPKCGSAYLVLKNLKSGPVISCPNNRGGEEKTRRRRKPEPESTVQCDYSRPAPPEMLPARIETSHPEASNAD, from the coding sequence TTGGCTAAAGCACTCGTCATCGTCGAATCGCCCGCTAAGGCGAAGACGATCAACAAATATCTCGGGAAGGACTACGAGGTCGAAGCCTCGCTGGGCCACGTCAAGGACCTGCCCAAGAGCATCCTTGGTGTGGACATCAAGAATGACTTCGCGACCGACTACGTGGTCATTCCCGGCAAGGAAAAGGTCCTCGCCAATCTAAGGAAGAAGGCGAAGACCGCCTCGGCGATCTATCTGGCCCCCGACCCGGACCGCGAGGGCGAGGCCATCGCCGCGCACCTGGCCGAAGAGCTGGCCGGAAACGGCGCCAAGGGAAAAAAGAAGAACGGCATCCCCGTCTACCGCGTCACCTTCAACGAGATCACCCAGAAGGCGGTCCGGGAGGCGTTCGAGCACCCTCGGGAGATCGACCGCAATCTGGTGGACGCGCAGCAGACGCGCCGCGTGCTCGATCGCCTGGTCGGGTACCAAGTCTCGCCGCTGCTGTGGGACAAAGTGCGTCGCGGTCTCTCCGCCGGCCGCGTGCAGACCGTGGCGCTGCGGCTCATCGTCGACCGCGACCGCGAGATCAAGGCCTTCCAGAAGAAAGAATACTGGACGCTCGATGCGCACCTGAGCTCGGGCAAGCCGCCGGCGTTCGACGCCTACCTGATCGGCGCCAATCCCGACAAGAACCTGGTCCCGAACGAGGAAGAAGCCAAGCGGATCCAGGCCGCCCTGGAGCGGGCGCAGTGGGTCGTCACCAATGTCGAGAAGAAAGAGCGGCGGCGCAGCGCGACTCCGCCCTTCACCACCAGCAAGCTCCAGCAGGACGCCTCGCGCAAGCTCCGCTTCAGCGTCAAGCGCACCATGATGATCGCCCAGCGGCTTTACGAAGGCGCCGAGCTCGGCGAAGAAGGTTCCGTCGGCCTCATCACCTACATGCGTACCGACTCCACCGCGGTCTCCAAGGATGCCATCGGCGAAGTTCGCGGATACATCACCGGCGAATTCGGGCCACAGTACCTGCCCGAAACGGCGAATGTCTACAAGCAGCGCAAGGAAGCGCAGGCCGCACACGAAGCCATCCGTCCGACCTCGGTGGGGCGCACGCCGGATTCGATCAAGCAGTACCTGAAAGAGGACGAGTACAAGCTCTACAAGCTGATCTGGCAGCGCTTCGTGGCTTCGCAGATAAATCCCGCGGTGTTCGACCAGACCAGCGTGGACATCGAGGCGCGTTCCAATGGCGATAGCTTCCCGTTCCGCGTCACCGGGTCCGTGCTCAAGTTCGACGGTTTCCTGAAGGTTTACGAGGAGGCCAAGGAAGGGAAGGACGAAGAGGACGAGGCGCTCAAGCACAAGCTGCCTGCGCTCGAGGCCGGCCAGAAGCTCACGCTCAAATCGCTCAAGCCGGAGCAGCACTTCACCGAGCCTCCGCCGCGCTACAACGAAGCCTCGCTGGTCAAGGAGCTGGAAGAGCGCGGGATCGGCCGCCCGTCCACCTATGCGACCATCCTGTCCACCATCCAGGAGCGGCAGTACGTGCAGAAGATCGGCGGCAAATTCGTGCCCACCGAGATCGGCCTGGTGGTCACCGACCTGCTGGTCGAGAACTTCAAGGACATCTTCGACGTCAGCTACACCGCGCGTCTCGAAGAAGAACTGGACGAGATCGAGGAAGGCAAGGAGAAGTGGACCGACGCCCTGCGAGAGTTCTACAAGAAATTCGAGAAGGACCTCCGATACGCCGCCAAGCACATGGAGAACATCAAGCGTATGGAGAAGCCCACGGACGAGAAGTGCGAGCGCTGCGGCTCGCCTTTGGTCATCAAGTGGGGCAAGCACGGCTCCTTCTACGCCTGCAGCTCGTACGACAAGGACGACCCCAACACCTGCACCTTCACCAAAGAGAACCCCATCGACCTGCCGGACCTCGACTCGGCCGACATACAGGAGACCACGCAGGAGGAGTACTGTGAGAACTGCGGCCGCGTGATGGTGCTCAAGCGCGGGCGTTTTGGCCAGTTCATGGCCTGCACCGGCTATCCGGATTGCAAGACCACCCGCCGCCTCGACCAGGGCAAGAAGGTCCCGGATATCCCGCTCGACGAGAAGTGCCCGCAGTGCGGGCGCAACCTCATCCTGCGCCATGGGCGCTACGGTGAGTTCACCACCTGCAGCGGCTACCCGGACTGCAAGTGGGTCAAGCAGAACTTCATCGGGATGAAGTGCCCTGTATGCAAGAAGGGCGAACTGGCGGAGAAAAAATCGCGCTTTGGCACGACCTTCTTCGGATGCGACCGCTATCCAAAGTGCAAGTTCACGTCGGCGCACAAGCCGCTCGAGGAACCGTGTCCCAAGTGCGGCTCTGCGTATCTGGTGCTGAAGAATCTCAAATCAGGCCCGGTGATTTCCTGTCCGAACAATAGGGGTGGCGAGGAAAAAACGCGCCGGCGTCGCAAGCCGGAACCGGAATCCACGGTGCAGTGCGATTATTCCCGCCCTGCGCCGCCGGAGATGTTGCCGGCGCGGATAGAGACCAGCCACCCGGAGGCTTCGAATGCCGACTGA
- the dprA gene encoding DNA-processing protein DprA — translation MDTAATNPVAAHQLEWLALSLTPGLGPTRSRHLVEHFQSVANVFHASLTELEGAGLPAPAAQAIGTGKSLESAEQEMVRAVSAGAQILTLDDPLYPPLLRQIYDPPIVLYVRGDPSVLSRHGIAVVGTRHPTPYGMGMAERLACDLANAGLVITSGLARGVDASGHRGAIHAKGRSVAVFGTGVDVVYPRENGKIADSLLSLGGALVSEFALGSFAAPQNFPIRNRIISGLALGVLVVEAGEYSGTRITARCALEQGREVFAVPGNVTNKLSWGPNTLIKQGAKLVATWEDVFEELPSAVKLELVPAKPESSGPSTASLFEEEKLSPHEKLVFTQLKKDEPTHIDELVERLEPQVSSSEIFAALFELELAGKIRQLPGKNFVKSF, via the coding sequence GTGGACACTGCCGCGACCAATCCGGTAGCCGCCCATCAACTCGAGTGGCTGGCTCTCTCCCTGACTCCGGGGCTGGGACCGACCCGCAGCCGCCACCTCGTGGAGCACTTCCAGTCCGTCGCCAATGTCTTTCACGCCTCGCTGACGGAGCTGGAGGGAGCTGGACTGCCCGCTCCCGCCGCGCAGGCCATCGGCACAGGGAAGTCGCTGGAATCGGCCGAGCAGGAGATGGTGCGCGCGGTCTCCGCCGGGGCCCAGATCCTGACGCTCGACGACCCGCTCTACCCGCCGCTGCTTCGACAGATCTATGACCCGCCCATCGTGCTGTACGTCCGTGGGGACCCGTCGGTGCTCTCGCGCCATGGGATCGCGGTGGTCGGAACCCGCCATCCGACACCCTACGGCATGGGCATGGCGGAACGCCTCGCCTGCGACCTGGCCAACGCAGGCTTGGTGATCACGAGCGGCCTGGCGCGCGGCGTCGATGCCTCCGGTCACCGAGGCGCCATCCACGCCAAGGGCCGCTCGGTGGCCGTCTTCGGCACCGGCGTGGACGTGGTCTATCCGCGCGAGAACGGCAAGATCGCCGACAGCCTGCTGTCGCTCGGCGGAGCCCTGGTTTCCGAATTCGCACTGGGCAGTTTTGCCGCCCCGCAGAATTTTCCCATCCGCAACCGCATCATCAGCGGTCTGGCGCTCGGCGTCCTGGTGGTCGAGGCCGGGGAGTACAGCGGCACGCGCATCACGGCGCGCTGCGCGCTGGAGCAGGGCCGCGAGGTCTTTGCCGTCCCCGGCAACGTCACCAACAAGCTTTCCTGGGGGCCCAACACCCTCATCAAGCAAGGGGCCAAGCTGGTCGCCACCTGGGAAGACGTCTTTGAAGAGCTTCCTTCCGCGGTCAAGCTCGAACTTGTTCCCGCCAAGCCTGAATCCTCCGGCCCCTCGACCGCATCCTTATTTGAGGAAGAGAAGCTCTCGCCCCATGAGAAGCTGGTTTTTACCCAGCTGAAGAAGGATGAACCGACTCACATCGATGAGTTGGTGGAGCGTTTGGAACCCCAGGTATCTTCGTCGGAGATCTTCGCGGCGCTGTTCGAGCTGGAGCTGGCGGGAAAGATCCGGCAATTGCCGGGGAAGAATTTTGTAAAAAGCTTCTAG
- a CDS encoding four helix bundle protein: MKDFKDLKVWHKAHDLTLDIYRITEKFPKREIYALTSQIRRSAASIGANIVEGCGRRSDREFKRFVQIARGSASETEYHLILARDLALLSEADYKRLEAKVTEVERMLTSLVQVLEPSSQRNVSARVGAG; the protein is encoded by the coding sequence ATGAAGGACTTCAAGGACCTGAAAGTCTGGCACAAAGCCCACGATCTGACTCTCGATATCTATCGGATCACCGAGAAATTTCCGAAGCGGGAGATTTATGCTCTCACGAGCCAAATCCGGCGCTCCGCGGCCTCCATCGGCGCGAATATCGTCGAAGGATGTGGCCGCAGATCGGATCGAGAATTCAAGCGGTTCGTCCAGATCGCTCGTGGGTCGGCCAGCGAGACCGAATACCACCTGATACTCGCGCGAGATCTGGCGCTGTTGTCAGAGGCTGATTACAAGCGGCTTGAAGCCAAAGTAACAGAAGTCGAGCGTATGTTGACGTCCTTGGTCCAGGTGCTGGAGCCATCGTCCCAGCGTAATGTTTCCGCTCGCGTCGGGGCTGGCTAG
- a CDS encoding menaquinone biosynthesis protein, which translates to MPRPRISAISFLNTAPLMWDLVHGSAGKDFEISYTVPSLCAESLRTGTADIGIVPVVACTFIPGLKIIPDVAIASKRSVRSILLVCRKPIEEVKTVAADTSSRTSVALARVLFRKWWGGARQFHAMAPDLGDMLRECDAALIIGDPALTVDRNKFVCYDLAEEWNRLTGKPFVFAFWAVRAEAAEHSPVDLVQIFQQSRDHGLQNVDALAREWAPRVGISEDAVRSYLTENIDFSLDAGNLAGMELFFHYAVECGAIAAAPPLEFVGAKAASR; encoded by the coding sequence ATGCCACGGCCGCGGATCTCCGCCATTTCCTTCCTCAATACGGCGCCGCTGATGTGGGACCTCGTCCACGGATCTGCCGGAAAAGACTTTGAGATCTCTTACACCGTCCCGTCGCTCTGTGCCGAGTCGCTGCGCACCGGGACTGCGGATATCGGGATCGTTCCCGTCGTAGCCTGCACGTTCATCCCGGGGCTGAAGATCATTCCTGACGTGGCCATCGCCAGCAAACGCTCGGTGCGCTCCATCCTTTTGGTCTGCAGGAAGCCGATCGAGGAAGTAAAGACGGTCGCCGCGGACACCTCCTCGCGCACCTCGGTGGCCCTGGCCCGCGTGCTGTTTCGCAAGTGGTGGGGCGGAGCGCGCCAGTTCCACGCCATGGCGCCGGACCTCGGCGACATGCTACGGGAGTGCGATGCGGCCCTGATCATCGGCGACCCCGCGCTTACCGTGGACCGCAACAAATTTGTCTGCTACGACCTGGCGGAGGAGTGGAACCGGCTCACCGGCAAGCCGTTCGTCTTTGCCTTCTGGGCCGTTCGGGCCGAGGCGGCGGAGCACAGCCCAGTGGACCTGGTCCAGATCTTCCAGCAGTCGCGCGACCATGGGTTGCAGAACGTGGACGCGCTGGCCCGCGAATGGGCGCCGCGCGTGGGCATCAGCGAGGATGCGGTCCGCAGCTACCTCACCGAGAACATTGATTTTTCGCTGGATGCCGGGAACCTGGCCGGCATGGAGTTGTTTTTCCATTACGCCGTGGAGTGTGGCGCCATCGCAGCCGCGCCGCCGCTGGAGTTCGTGGGCGCGAAAGCAGCATCGCGGTAG
- a CDS encoding ATP-binding cassette domain-containing protein, protein MAELLTNQEAAGAGQPTHHKAVVFDDVAIEFEGNQVLDGVSFEVARGETKAVFGVAGVGKSTILKLALGLMKPDRGHIYVLGYDVTQMKERELFELRRKVGMVFQESALFDSLTVRENVAFRLIEEGEAPEDEIERRVKEALRFVELEHTVNMFPAELSGGMRRRVAIARAIITQPEVLFYDSPTGGLDPITSTTIVELLVKQRDVYKTTALLVTHRLQDAFTMATHYFDTEKNEMRPLAFKSTRDVHTSFLLLKECKVIFDGTAQDLSQTRDEYIKEYIS, encoded by the coding sequence ATGGCCGAACTGCTGACCAACCAGGAAGCGGCCGGCGCCGGTCAGCCGACCCACCACAAGGCCGTCGTCTTCGACGACGTGGCGATCGAATTCGAAGGGAATCAGGTGCTGGACGGCGTGTCCTTCGAAGTGGCACGGGGCGAGACCAAGGCGGTGTTCGGCGTGGCGGGTGTGGGCAAGTCCACCATCCTCAAGCTCGCTCTGGGCCTGATGAAGCCCGATCGCGGCCACATCTACGTGCTCGGCTACGACGTCACGCAGATGAAGGAGCGGGAACTCTTCGAGCTGCGGCGCAAGGTCGGGATGGTGTTCCAGGAAAGCGCGCTCTTCGATTCCCTGACCGTCAGGGAGAATGTGGCATTCCGGCTGATCGAGGAAGGCGAGGCTCCCGAGGACGAGATCGAGAGGAGAGTGAAAGAGGCGTTGCGGTTCGTCGAGCTGGAACACACGGTGAACATGTTTCCGGCGGAACTCTCGGGGGGCATGCGGCGACGTGTGGCCATCGCCCGCGCCATCATCACCCAGCCCGAGGTCCTCTTCTACGATTCGCCGACCGGCGGTCTCGACCCGATCACGTCCACGACCATTGTCGAGCTCCTGGTGAAGCAGCGCGACGTGTACAAAACCACCGCCCTGCTCGTGACCCACCGCCTGCAGGACGCCTTCACCATGGCGACGCACTACTTTGATACGGAGAAGAACGAGATGCGTCCGCTGGCATTCAAGAGCACGCGCGACGTGCACACCAGCTTCCTCCTGTTGAAGGAATGCAAGGTGATCTTCGACGGCACGGCGCAGGATCTGAGCCAGACAAGAGACGAGTACATCAAGGAATACATCTCCTGA
- a CDS encoding sigma-54 dependent transcriptional regulator → MSEAAVLPRKTKIEEEAAAPSILIIDDEAAIRESLETLLGLENYSVESAESGEEGLAKMAGQPFDLVLLDFALPDRNGLEVLKEIRDRDPQMAVVMITAYGTVENAVNAMQAGAVNFIQKPWDNEKLLADVRVTVGRKRAEEEIIQLKRALKQRYNFENIVGRSEVMLRVFDLVAQVAPSRSTVLIQGESGTGKELIAKAIHMNSPRKDRAFVPVNAGSTPADLLESTLFGHVKGAFTSAVASKKGLFEVANGGTIFLDEIGTMSLDTQAKILRVLQDRKFMHLGGVQEVQVDVRVLAATNLDLRQAVQEGKFREDLYYRLNVITVELPPLRRRPEDVPQLVQHFLKKFCADNDKPELKIAPEALRALLDYGWPGNVRELENVIERAVVLASGPVVTSDLLPAGITGRGIAAPAFEGRPEASLFDIMEECERRIIVDMLDKCNWNQTEAAERFHIPLSTLNQKIKRLNIEIKRKGRD, encoded by the coding sequence ATGTCTGAAGCAGCCGTTCTGCCCCGCAAGACGAAAATCGAAGAAGAGGCGGCCGCGCCCAGCATCCTGATCATCGACGACGAAGCGGCCATCCGCGAATCGCTGGAGACGCTGCTGGGGTTGGAAAACTACTCGGTGGAGAGCGCCGAGAGCGGGGAGGAGGGCCTGGCGAAGATGGCGGGCCAGCCTTTCGACCTGGTGCTGCTGGATTTCGCGCTGCCGGACCGCAACGGCCTCGAAGTGCTGAAGGAGATCCGCGACCGGGATCCACAAATGGCGGTTGTCATGATCACGGCCTACGGAACAGTGGAGAACGCCGTCAACGCCATGCAGGCCGGGGCGGTCAACTTCATCCAGAAGCCGTGGGACAACGAGAAACTGCTGGCGGACGTCCGCGTCACCGTCGGCCGCAAGCGCGCCGAAGAGGAGATCATCCAGCTCAAGCGCGCCCTGAAACAGCGCTACAACTTCGAGAACATCGTGGGCCGGAGCGAGGTCATGCTGCGCGTCTTCGACCTGGTGGCGCAGGTGGCGCCGAGCCGCTCGACCGTGCTGATCCAGGGCGAGAGCGGCACGGGCAAGGAGCTGATCGCGAAGGCGATCCACATGAACTCGCCGCGCAAGGACCGCGCCTTCGTGCCGGTCAACGCGGGTTCCACGCCGGCGGATCTGCTCGAGTCCACGCTCTTCGGACACGTCAAAGGCGCGTTCACCAGCGCGGTCGCCTCCAAGAAGGGGCTCTTCGAAGTGGCCAACGGGGGCACCATCTTCCTGGACGAGATCGGCACCATGAGCCTGGACACCCAGGCCAAGATCCTGCGCGTTCTTCAGGACAGGAAGTTCATGCATTTGGGCGGTGTGCAGGAAGTCCAGGTGGACGTGCGCGTGCTCGCGGCCACGAATCTGGACTTGCGCCAGGCGGTCCAGGAAGGCAAGTTCCGCGAGGACCTGTATTACCGTCTCAATGTCATCACGGTCGAACTGCCCCCGCTGCGCCGGCGCCCCGAAGACGTCCCCCAGCTGGTGCAGCACTTCCTCAAGAAATTCTGCGCGGATAACGACAAGCCGGAGCTCAAAATCGCGCCCGAGGCCCTGCGTGCGCTGCTCGACTACGGCTGGCCGGGGAACGTGCGCGAGCTGGAGAACGTGATCGAGCGGGCAGTGGTGCTGGCATCGGGGCCGGTGGTCACCTCCGACCTTCTGCCGGCGGGCATCACCGGGCGGGGGATCGCCGCGCCGGCCTTCGAGGGTCGGCCGGAGGCTTCGCTGTTCGACATCATGGAGGAGTGCGAGCGGCGCATCATCGTGGATATGCTCGACAAGTGCAATTGGAACCAGACGGAGGCGGCGGAGCGCTTTCATATCCCGCTCTCCACTCTCAATCAGAAGATCAAGCGGCTGAACATCGAGATCAAACGCAAGGGACGCGACTAG